Proteins from a genomic interval of Arthrobacter sp. CAN_C5:
- a CDS encoding PhoX family phosphatase yields the protein MTDTKKRFLPMLGHTNGKRSPVTCALKCDNACASAVCNTTDNSYFRDIASSEFSRRNMLGVGAVGALALIVGGQAGTALQAPGQPLAPAVAVQRRGPRSNLKYSPIRPVDDLVDDFTVPQGFTWRPIIRWGDPLFRSSPAFDVFNQSEAAQELQFGYNCDYTEILDLPGSKGKRAVMFVNHEYTNEPIMVPPSMPAAEVRGIGRAAHGLTVVELERQNASKPWKYVQGAPLNRRFLLATPYELTGPAAGSDLVKTVDDPAGRTIRGTLGNCAGGTTPWGTILSGEENFNGYFVSPGTSASDRRYGLTAAPTARGWEIDEPRLDTRNAGYGNEANRFGYIVEVDPFDKTSTPKKHSMLGRFKHEGANVSVADDGRVVAYSGDDERFDYLYKFVSKNRMDTAGTPAARRRNMTLLSEGSLYVARFQGNSTPEIDGSGTVPTDGAFDGVGEWLPLIVNNKSAVPGMSAAEVAVYTRLAADKVGPTKMDRAEDVEPNPLTGKVYVACTNNTNRGVGANAVADEANPRTGNRTGHVIEIIERGGDQTATRFTWNLLLVCGDPANDPTVYFSGFPANKVSPISCPDNLAFDSVGNLWISTDGQPGTIGYCDGLFQVTLDGEDRGKVEQFLAVPRDSETCGPIIRDKDKHVFVAVQHPGENGVWGNQTSLFPDYVAAGSAPRRGDAAVPRPSVVQVFPGNDKPRGRGRGDGRPRRDHHRGGRDAKGLS from the coding sequence ATGACTGACACGAAAAAGCGTTTCCTGCCCATGCTGGGCCACACCAACGGGAAGCGCAGCCCGGTGACCTGTGCGCTGAAGTGTGACAACGCCTGCGCCTCGGCTGTCTGCAACACCACCGACAACAGCTACTTCCGGGACATTGCCTCGTCCGAATTTTCACGCCGGAACATGCTCGGGGTGGGCGCAGTCGGGGCGTTGGCGCTGATCGTCGGCGGCCAGGCGGGCACCGCACTGCAGGCGCCCGGTCAACCGTTGGCACCTGCCGTCGCGGTCCAGCGGCGCGGCCCACGCAGTAACCTCAAATATTCGCCGATCCGCCCGGTAGACGATTTGGTAGATGACTTCACTGTGCCCCAGGGATTCACCTGGCGGCCGATCATTCGCTGGGGCGACCCACTGTTCCGCAGCTCCCCGGCGTTTGATGTCTTCAACCAGTCCGAAGCCGCGCAGGAGCTCCAGTTCGGTTACAACTGCGACTACACGGAGATCCTTGACCTGCCCGGCAGCAAGGGGAAGCGGGCCGTCATGTTCGTGAACCACGAGTACACCAACGAACCCATCATGGTTCCGCCCAGCATGCCCGCCGCTGAGGTGCGTGGCATCGGCCGCGCAGCGCACGGGCTGACGGTTGTCGAACTGGAACGGCAGAACGCGTCCAAGCCCTGGAAATACGTCCAGGGAGCACCGTTGAACCGTCGCTTCCTGCTGGCTACCCCCTACGAGCTCACCGGTCCCGCCGCCGGATCCGACCTGGTCAAAACCGTCGACGATCCCGCAGGCCGCACCATCCGCGGAACCCTGGGCAACTGTGCGGGCGGTACCACCCCCTGGGGGACCATCCTGTCGGGGGAGGAGAACTTCAATGGCTATTTCGTCAGCCCTGGAACCAGCGCATCAGACCGGCGCTACGGTCTCACCGCGGCGCCGACCGCCCGCGGCTGGGAAATTGACGAACCGCGGCTGGACACCCGCAACGCCGGCTACGGGAACGAAGCCAACCGCTTCGGCTACATCGTTGAGGTGGACCCGTTCGACAAAACCTCGACGCCGAAGAAACACTCAATGCTGGGCCGGTTCAAGCACGAGGGCGCGAACGTTTCAGTGGCCGACGACGGCCGGGTGGTCGCGTACTCCGGCGACGACGAGCGTTTCGACTACCTGTACAAGTTCGTGTCCAAGAACCGGATGGACACGGCAGGCACGCCGGCCGCCCGACGAAGGAACATGACGCTGCTGTCCGAAGGGTCGCTCTATGTGGCCCGGTTTCAGGGCAATTCGACACCCGAGATTGATGGTTCGGGCACCGTGCCCACCGATGGGGCGTTCGACGGCGTCGGCGAATGGCTGCCGCTGATCGTGAACAACAAGTCGGCGGTGCCCGGGATGAGCGCCGCGGAGGTAGCCGTCTATACCCGGCTGGCGGCAGACAAGGTGGGTCCCACCAAGATGGACCGTGCCGAGGATGTGGAACCGAACCCGCTGACCGGCAAGGTGTACGTTGCGTGCACCAACAACACCAACCGCGGGGTCGGAGCCAATGCCGTTGCCGACGAAGCCAATCCCCGGACCGGCAACCGGACCGGGCACGTCATCGAGATCATCGAGCGCGGGGGAGACCAGACTGCAACCCGTTTCACCTGGAACCTGCTCCTGGTCTGCGGCGACCCAGCGAACGACCCCACCGTGTACTTCAGCGGTTTTCCGGCGAACAAGGTGTCGCCCATCTCGTGCCCCGATAACCTGGCGTTCGACTCGGTTGGCAATCTGTGGATCTCCACCGACGGGCAACCCGGCACCATCGGGTATTGCGACGGACTGTTTCAGGTCACGCTTGACGGTGAGGACCGCGGCAAGGTTGAGCAGTTCCTGGCTGTCCCAAGGGACAGCGAAACCTGTGGGCCGATTATCAGGGACAAGGACAAGCATGTGTTCGTTGCCGTCCAGCATCCCGGGGAAAACGGGGTCTGGGGAAACCAGACCTCCCTTTTCCCGGACTATGTCGCAGCGGGCAGCGCACCCCGTCGAGGGGACGCGGCAGTGCCCCGGCCCTCAGTGGTGCAGGTGTTCCCCGGCAATGACAAACCGCGGGGCCGGGGTCGGGGAGACGGGAGGCCGCGCCGGGACCACCACCGGGGCGGTCGGGACGCGAAGGGCCTCTCATAG
- the menD gene encoding 2-succinyl-5-enolpyruvyl-6-hydroxy-3-cyclohexene-1-carboxylic-acid synthase, with protein sequence MNQQLNSIDAARLAVASLTAAGVRHVVVAPGSRSAPMAYALAEAEAAGAVRLHVRIDERVGGFTALGLALGSQAPVAVLTTSGTAVGELLPAVMEANHAAVPLVVLSADRPAELRGSGANQTTNQIDLYGVHVRCALDVPAGTDPSPFVARALAEARGASGPRGPVQLNLAFRDPLIPGPAAALDPAAALVSAAPDPAAALLSAAPDPAAASLSGGAVHDGGPVVPAERVLPRRTQPTPTSQARTVVVAGHGAGELAAVVAQHLRLPLLAEPSSNARFGPNAVAQYRLLLEHLGADIERVVVFGRPTLSRPVAALLSRTDVAQALYLPGPVAWFEEGRRREEIITTLDDLLQFAGTGEPGWLERWQVAGTHADAAVRSLLAERRALNGLHVADAVWEHTDGNLVLGSSNPIRDADLIASPGWHPLEVYANRGLAGIDGTLSTAAGVALATGIPTRLLVGDLTFLHDAGGLLLGPGEEEADLQIVVLNDSGGGIFGLLEHGAEENLERHRGVVERLFGTPHAADLGALARGYCVRHTLVDSAPALEAALEPAIEGRSIIEVRADRAGLRALHTSIKASVSRVV encoded by the coding sequence GTGAACCAGCAGCTGAACTCCATCGACGCCGCCCGGCTGGCGGTAGCCTCGCTGACGGCCGCGGGTGTGCGTCACGTCGTTGTCGCGCCCGGGTCGCGCAGCGCACCGATGGCGTACGCGCTCGCCGAGGCGGAAGCGGCCGGTGCCGTCCGGTTGCACGTCAGGATTGATGAACGGGTGGGCGGGTTCACCGCACTTGGCCTCGCCCTGGGATCGCAGGCGCCGGTGGCGGTCCTGACGACGTCGGGCACCGCAGTGGGGGAGCTGCTACCCGCCGTGATGGAGGCCAATCACGCCGCCGTGCCGCTGGTGGTGTTGTCCGCGGACCGCCCCGCGGAGCTCAGGGGGAGCGGGGCCAATCAGACCACCAACCAGATCGACCTCTACGGTGTTCACGTCCGGTGCGCACTCGATGTTCCGGCCGGTACTGATCCCTCCCCGTTCGTGGCCCGGGCCCTCGCCGAGGCTCGGGGCGCGTCCGGGCCGCGGGGGCCGGTCCAGCTGAATCTCGCCTTCCGCGACCCACTGATCCCCGGCCCCGCTGCGGCACTGGATCCTGCTGCGGCTCTCGTTTCTGCTGCACCGGATCCTGCTGCGGCTCTCCTTTCTGCTGCACCGGACCCTGCCGCGGCTTCCCTTTCCGGTGGCGCCGTGCACGACGGCGGTCCGGTGGTGCCAGCCGAACGAGTCCTCCCGCGCCGGACCCAGCCAACCCCGACATCGCAGGCCCGCACCGTGGTGGTTGCCGGACACGGTGCAGGCGAGCTGGCCGCCGTCGTCGCGCAGCACCTGCGCCTCCCGCTCCTCGCCGAGCCCTCCTCGAACGCCCGTTTCGGACCGAACGCCGTCGCCCAGTACCGGCTACTCCTCGAGCATCTGGGGGCTGACATCGAACGGGTGGTCGTCTTCGGGCGCCCCACGCTCTCCCGGCCGGTGGCGGCACTGCTGTCACGGACCGACGTGGCACAGGCCCTCTACCTTCCCGGACCGGTGGCCTGGTTCGAGGAAGGACGACGCCGGGAGGAGATCATCACCACCCTTGATGACCTGCTGCAGTTCGCCGGGACGGGCGAACCCGGCTGGTTGGAACGCTGGCAGGTCGCCGGAACACACGCCGACGCCGCTGTCCGTTCACTGCTCGCGGAGCGCAGGGCCCTGAACGGTCTGCATGTTGCGGATGCTGTCTGGGAACACACCGACGGCAACCTGGTCCTGGGATCCTCCAACCCCATCCGGGACGCCGACCTGATCGCCTCCCCAGGCTGGCACCCGCTCGAGGTGTACGCCAACCGTGGTCTCGCGGGCATCGACGGGACACTGTCGACCGCCGCCGGAGTGGCGCTCGCCACCGGGATCCCGACGCGGCTGCTCGTGGGAGACCTGACGTTCCTGCACGACGCCGGGGGGCTGCTTCTCGGGCCGGGCGAGGAGGAAGCGGACCTGCAGATTGTGGTCCTCAACGACTCAGGGGGAGGAATATTTGGGCTACTCGAACACGGCGCGGAGGAAAACCTGGAACGCCATCGTGGGGTGGTCGAACGGCTCTTCGGAACCCCTCACGCAGCCGATCTCGGCGCGCTGGCCCGCGGCTACTGCGTTCGGCATACCCTCGTCGACTCGGCCCCCGCACTGGAGGCGGCTCTGGAACCTGCCATCGAGGGCCGCTCCATCATCGAAGTCCGGGCGGATCGCGCCGGTCTCCGTGCACTTCACACATCGATCAAGGCGAGCGTTTCCCGGGTCGTCTAG
- a CDS encoding D-alanyl-D-alanine carboxypeptidase family protein: MPSPTQPARLRARLISVVALCCALLGGMLTAQPATAALPVGDANSYHVLVTKSRPLNPLNYIAPDLVYFPGTNYVMRSAVSANLTNLFAGARNAGAPLSVVSAYRSYDEQAALYNYYVSTYGQAVADSLSARPGHSEHQTGLAVDVGNANGSCGLGSCFGDTPGGRWVAANAYKYGFIIRYPDGYQSTTGYTYEPWHLRYVGRPLATEMKTRGFPTLEHYFNGSNPTIKSSTDLTAVDSAGVLWNYPPTWSGGLSKRSRVGSGWGGLKAGFATDWNADGVQDILAQWQDGRLTLYRGLRGGGFQTPIRIGSGWANHEITVGTWWRGSKYPSVVTKDGAGRLWHYANNTGGALSSQARGQIGSGWQNLRITLADYDRDGNQDVLGTRASGELVLYRSNGLARFIPESRRTIGSGWQHIESTRAVSGFQGPGSYGLTARTSSGLLKHYPITSSGWGSSFTIGTGWQDYRLFR; encoded by the coding sequence ATGCCCTCACCCACCCAGCCCGCAAGGCTTCGCGCCCGACTGATCAGCGTCGTCGCCCTCTGCTGTGCCCTTCTGGGCGGGATGCTCACAGCCCAGCCTGCGACCGCGGCCCTTCCGGTGGGCGACGCCAACAGTTATCACGTGCTGGTGACCAAGTCCCGGCCCTTGAACCCGCTGAACTACATCGCTCCGGATCTGGTCTACTTCCCGGGCACCAACTATGTGATGCGCAGCGCCGTCTCCGCGAACCTCACGAACCTCTTCGCCGGTGCCCGCAACGCCGGGGCGCCGCTGAGCGTGGTGAGTGCCTATCGTTCCTACGACGAGCAGGCGGCCCTCTACAACTACTACGTATCGACCTACGGCCAGGCGGTCGCGGACTCCCTCTCGGCGCGGCCCGGGCACAGCGAGCACCAGACGGGACTCGCTGTCGACGTCGGGAACGCCAACGGTTCGTGTGGACTGGGATCCTGCTTCGGTGACACTCCGGGCGGTCGGTGGGTGGCGGCCAATGCGTACAAGTACGGCTTCATCATTCGCTACCCGGACGGCTACCAGTCCACCACCGGCTACACCTACGAGCCCTGGCACCTGCGGTATGTCGGACGCCCCCTGGCCACCGAAATGAAGACCCGTGGCTTCCCTACCCTTGAACACTATTTCAACGGTTCCAACCCAACGATCAAGAGCTCCACGGACCTCACCGCGGTGGACTCGGCGGGAGTGCTGTGGAACTACCCGCCGACCTGGTCCGGGGGGCTGTCCAAACGCTCCCGGGTGGGGAGTGGCTGGGGTGGTCTGAAGGCCGGATTCGCCACCGACTGGAACGCTGACGGCGTCCAGGACATCCTTGCCCAGTGGCAGGACGGCAGGCTGACCCTCTACCGCGGACTCCGCGGGGGCGGCTTCCAGACACCAATCCGGATCGGGAGCGGATGGGCCAACCACGAAATCACCGTGGGTACCTGGTGGCGTGGAAGCAAATATCCCTCGGTTGTCACCAAGGACGGTGCGGGACGGCTCTGGCACTATGCCAACAACACCGGCGGCGCCCTGTCCTCTCAGGCGCGTGGGCAGATCGGGTCGGGTTGGCAGAACCTGCGGATCACCCTCGCCGACTACGACCGGGACGGCAACCAGGACGTCCTGGGAACCCGTGCCAGCGGCGAGCTCGTGCTCTACCGGTCGAACGGTCTGGCCCGCTTCATTCCGGAAAGCCGCAGAACCATCGGTTCCGGCTGGCAGCACATCGAGAGCACACGGGCTGTCTCGGGATTCCAGGGTCCGGGCTCCTACGGGCTGACCGCCCGCACCAGCTCGGGCCTCCTCAAGCACTATCCGATCACCTCCAGCGGGTGGGGCAGCTCGTTCACCATTGGCACCGGTTGGCAGGACTACCGGTTGTTCCGGTAG
- a CDS encoding amino acid ABC transporter ATP-binding protein produces MSEVTEPTLRTGVPAIEVRNLHKNFGDNEVLKGIDFHVDRGEVVCVIGPSGSGKSTLLRCVNRLEEPTSGTIMVEGVDITDDETDLDKVRTRIGMVFQQFNLFPHLNVTRNLTLAQIRAKKRSKSEAGEVAARNLAKVGLEDKATAFPAQLSGGQQQRVAIARALSMDPDMMLFDEPTSALDPELVGDVLDVMKQLAKDGMTMMVVTHEMGFAREVGDRVVFMDGGVVVEQGKPEDVLGNPQHERTREFLSKVL; encoded by the coding sequence GTGAGCGAAGTGACTGAACCAACGCTCCGCACAGGCGTGCCTGCCATTGAGGTCCGGAACCTGCACAAGAATTTCGGCGACAACGAGGTCCTGAAGGGCATCGATTTCCATGTTGACCGAGGCGAGGTGGTTTGCGTGATCGGGCCGTCGGGCTCCGGGAAATCCACCCTCCTGCGCTGCGTGAACCGGCTGGAGGAACCCACCAGCGGCACCATCATGGTGGAGGGCGTCGACATCACGGACGACGAGACGGACCTGGACAAGGTACGCACCCGCATCGGCATGGTGTTCCAGCAGTTCAACCTTTTCCCGCACCTCAACGTGACCCGCAACCTTACCCTGGCGCAGATCCGGGCAAAGAAGCGCAGCAAGTCCGAGGCAGGCGAGGTCGCGGCCCGCAACCTCGCCAAGGTGGGGCTCGAGGACAAGGCGACGGCGTTCCCGGCCCAGCTCTCCGGCGGTCAGCAGCAGCGGGTGGCCATTGCCCGCGCGCTGTCGATGGATCCGGACATGATGCTGTTCGACGAACCCACGAGCGCCCTGGATCCCGAGTTGGTCGGTGACGTGCTGGACGTGATGAAGCAGCTTGCCAAGGACGGCATGACCATGATGGTGGTGACCCACGAAATGGGGTTCGCCCGTGAGGTGGGGGATCGGGTGGTGTTCATGGACGGCGGAGTGGTGGTCGAGCAGGGCAAACCCGAGGACGTCCTCGGCAACCCGCAGCACGAACGTACCCGCGAGTTCCTCTCCAAGGTCCTGTAG
- a CDS encoding amino acid ABC transporter permease encodes MKRSTRRRLTRGALYAVFILAVVVIVSLADWGAIRSNFFDVDVAIQAFPEILTVAAKNTVLYTAIAFVGGLLLGLILALMKLSPVLPYRWAATAYIELFRGLPALLVIFGFAFAVPIAFGWRPPGGSAGAGLIALIIVSSAYIAETIRAGIEAVPPGQVEAARSLGMHPSWTMISVVLPQAFRIITPPLTNELVILIKDTSLLFIAGMALGDRELTTFARDMVSSSANATPLVLAALLYLIITLPLTQLVAKLERHNKRGR; translated from the coding sequence GTGAAACGCTCAACCCGCAGACGCCTGACCCGCGGCGCCCTGTACGCAGTCTTTATCCTCGCCGTCGTCGTCATCGTCTCGCTGGCTGACTGGGGGGCAATCCGAAGCAATTTCTTCGATGTGGACGTAGCCATCCAGGCCTTCCCGGAGATCCTGACAGTGGCGGCGAAGAACACCGTCCTGTATACGGCCATCGCCTTTGTCGGCGGACTTCTCCTAGGGTTGATCCTCGCCCTGATGAAGCTCTCCCCCGTGTTGCCATACCGCTGGGCAGCGACCGCCTACATTGAGCTCTTCCGCGGGCTACCAGCACTGCTGGTGATCTTTGGCTTCGCCTTCGCTGTACCGATTGCGTTCGGTTGGCGGCCGCCCGGTGGCAGCGCCGGAGCGGGCCTGATTGCTCTGATCATTGTCTCTTCGGCCTACATTGCCGAAACCATCAGGGCTGGAATTGAAGCAGTCCCGCCGGGTCAGGTAGAGGCTGCCCGGTCGCTGGGAATGCACCCTTCCTGGACCATGATCTCCGTCGTGCTCCCTCAGGCATTCAGGATCATCACCCCGCCGCTGACCAACGAGCTGGTGATCCTGATCAAGGACACCTCGCTGTTGTTCATCGCGGGAATGGCCCTGGGCGACCGCGAACTGACCACGTTCGCCCGCGACATGGTCTCCTCTTCCGCCAACGCGACCCCGCTGGTCCTCGCCGCCCTGCTGTACCTGATCATCACTCTGCCGCTCACCCAGCTGGTGGCCAAGCTCGAACGACACAACAAGAGAGGGCGGTGA
- a CDS encoding transporter substrate-binding domain-containing protein: MFAKRSTVPKTLAIAAIGALALSACGGSDEPAAEESGLGLVAEGALTVCSDIPFAPFEYEEDGEYVGFDMDLMRAIATGMDLELEVVDVGFDGLASGAVLAAGQCDIGASAITITEERSENLAFTEPYYDSLQSLLVPVDSDVASIDDLAGESVGVQAGTTGETYTRENVPEDTEVVAFPSDAELYSALQAGNVAAILQDLPVNLVHTEDGTYTIAAEFETDEQYGFATTKDGSEDLLAAVNEQLAELRDNGEYDEIYNTYFSE, translated from the coding sequence ATGTTTGCCAAGCGCTCAACCGTTCCCAAGACCCTCGCCATCGCGGCCATCGGCGCGCTCGCGCTCAGCGCCTGCGGTGGCTCCGACGAGCCAGCCGCCGAGGAATCGGGTCTCGGCCTGGTCGCCGAGGGTGCCCTCACCGTGTGCTCGGACATCCCTTTCGCACCCTTCGAATATGAGGAAGACGGCGAGTACGTCGGCTTCGACATGGACCTGATGCGGGCCATCGCCACCGGCATGGACCTTGAGCTCGAGGTGGTCGACGTTGGCTTCGACGGCCTCGCCAGCGGTGCGGTACTTGCAGCCGGCCAGTGCGACATCGGCGCGAGCGCCATCACCATCACCGAGGAGCGCTCGGAGAATCTAGCATTCACGGAGCCGTACTACGACTCCCTGCAGTCGCTGCTGGTCCCTGTCGATTCCGACGTTGCCTCAATCGACGATCTGGCCGGCGAGTCCGTCGGGGTGCAGGCTGGCACCACCGGCGAGACCTACACCCGCGAGAACGTCCCCGAGGACACCGAGGTGGTGGCCTTCCCCAGCGACGCTGAACTGTACTCGGCGCTTCAGGCCGGCAACGTTGCCGCGATCCTGCAGGACCTCCCGGTGAACCTCGTCCACACCGAGGACGGCACCTACACGATCGCCGCAGAGTTCGAGACCGATGAGCAGTACGGTTTCGCCACCACGAAGGATGGCAGCGAGGATCTCCTCGCAGCCGTCAACGAGCAGCTCGCCGAGTTGCGGGACAATGGCGAGTACGACGAGATCTACAACACCTACTTCTCGGAGTAG
- a CDS encoding isochorismate synthase MenF: MSTPSPIAVAPPLTSAHGLRSITIERGQLDDSTGLLDYVARNDVHTWVRRGDGLVAFGETTRFTATGPDRFADAQEWWRTELAAADVVNPLSVPGSGLVAFGSFAFSKTSGHPSRLIVPRIVVGCRDGHSWLTYITDDADAELSGAAAEAALAGYLDETAVERVPNAGDRLTSGILSEEQWMTAVERGIEHIRSGELSKLVLARDVVAELGSPVATAQVLRELAVRYSDCWTYSVDGLIGSTPEMLIKVEKSTARARVLAGTLDRNNAPADDPDYAQRVLAGSEKQLHEHQIAIDSLTQQLEPFTSSMTSHSEPFVLELPNVWHLASDVTAQLEPGADGSVPTSLALVGALHPTAAVCGTPTTVAGALIRELEHLERGPYAGPVGWMDARGNGEWGIALRGAVIESPTRVRMYAGCGIVAASNAAAELAESWSKFRPMIEALGIRR, encoded by the coding sequence ATGAGCACCCCGTCCCCCATCGCGGTCGCGCCGCCGCTGACATCAGCGCACGGCCTCCGCAGTATTACGATCGAGCGGGGACAGCTCGACGACAGCACCGGACTCCTCGACTACGTGGCGCGCAACGACGTTCATACCTGGGTCCGCCGCGGCGACGGACTGGTTGCCTTTGGCGAGACCACCCGATTTACCGCGACGGGACCAGACCGGTTCGCCGACGCCCAGGAATGGTGGCGGACCGAGTTGGCGGCCGCCGACGTCGTCAATCCGCTCAGTGTTCCCGGCTCCGGGCTGGTGGCCTTCGGCTCATTCGCGTTCTCGAAGACCTCCGGGCACCCGTCCCGGCTGATCGTTCCGCGGATCGTGGTCGGTTGCCGAGACGGCCATAGCTGGCTCACCTACATCACCGACGACGCCGACGCGGAGCTGAGCGGGGCCGCAGCCGAGGCTGCACTGGCCGGGTATCTCGACGAGACAGCTGTCGAACGGGTACCCAACGCTGGAGACAGGCTCACCTCGGGGATCCTCTCCGAAGAGCAGTGGATGACCGCGGTGGAGCGGGGGATCGAGCACATCAGGTCCGGAGAGCTGAGCAAGCTGGTGCTCGCCCGCGACGTGGTGGCCGAACTGGGATCCCCGGTGGCCACGGCCCAGGTGCTGCGCGAGTTGGCTGTCAGGTATTCCGATTGCTGGACCTATTCGGTGGACGGGCTGATTGGCTCGACGCCGGAAATGCTGATCAAGGTGGAGAAGTCGACGGCGCGCGCCCGGGTCCTGGCAGGCACGCTGGACCGCAACAACGCTCCCGCGGACGACCCGGACTACGCACAGCGGGTCCTGGCCGGCTCGGAGAAACAACTCCATGAGCACCAGATCGCTATCGACTCGCTGACCCAGCAGCTTGAACCGTTCACCAGCTCGATGACCTCGCATAGTGAGCCCTTCGTGTTGGAACTGCCGAATGTCTGGCACCTGGCCTCCGATGTCACAGCTCAGTTGGAACCCGGGGCTGATGGAAGCGTGCCGACGTCGTTGGCCCTGGTCGGCGCGCTGCACCCCACTGCCGCCGTCTGCGGCACTCCCACCACGGTGGCAGGCGCCCTGATCCGCGAACTGGAACACCTGGAGCGCGGACCCTATGCCGGACCCGTCGGCTGGATGGACGCCCGCGGCAACGGGGAATGGGGAATCGCGTTACGGGGAGCTGTGATCGAAAGCCCCACCCGGGTGCGGATGTACGCGGGGTGCGGGATCGTTGCGGCCTCGAATGCCGCCGCCGAGCTGGCGGAATCCTGGAGCAAGTTCCGGCCCATGATCGAGGCTTTGGGGATTCGCCGCTAA
- a CDS encoding demethylmenaquinone methyltransferase: protein MNRASLEKRPEEVAAMFDDVAPKYDVVNDVLSLGQTHRWRRIVVEAVGAVKGQRVLDLAAGTGTSSEPFADNGVYVVACDFSLGMLRVGKRRRPDIDFIAGDATDLPFADDSFDATTISFGLRNVHRPQLALAEMLRVTKPGGKLVIAEFSQPTVPLWRTMYTEYLMRALPAIATKVSSNPTAYVYLAESIRAWPDQDALAGWLADAGWESVAYRNLNGGIVAIHRATKPLGSPATTPVKARAGRRSARPAN, encoded by the coding sequence GTGAACCGTGCATCACTGGAAAAGCGTCCCGAAGAAGTAGCAGCCATGTTTGACGACGTGGCGCCCAAATACGACGTGGTCAACGACGTCCTGTCCCTTGGGCAGACCCACCGCTGGCGGCGCATTGTGGTGGAGGCAGTGGGTGCCGTGAAGGGCCAGCGGGTCCTCGACCTCGCGGCAGGCACCGGCACATCCAGCGAGCCGTTCGCCGACAACGGCGTGTACGTGGTGGCGTGTGATTTCTCGCTCGGCATGCTGCGGGTGGGGAAGCGCCGCCGCCCGGACATCGACTTCATTGCCGGCGACGCCACCGACCTTCCATTCGCCGATGACTCCTTCGACGCGACAACCATCTCCTTCGGCTTGCGCAATGTGCACCGCCCGCAGTTGGCGCTCGCCGAGATGCTCCGGGTCACCAAACCAGGCGGCAAACTGGTCATTGCCGAGTTCTCCCAGCCGACCGTCCCGCTGTGGCGCACCATGTACACGGAGTACCTGATGCGGGCCCTCCCCGCCATCGCCACCAAGGTCAGCTCGAACCCCACCGCCTACGTGTACCTTGCCGAGTCCATCAGGGCCTGGCCCGACCAGGATGCTCTAGCCGGGTGGCTCGCCGACGCCGGCTGGGAAAGCGTGGCCTACCGCAACCTGAACGGCGGTATCGTGGCCATCCACCGGGCCACCAAGCCACTGGGCTCTCCAGCGACAACACCGGTCAAGGCGCGTGCTGGCCGCCGCAGCGCACGGCCCGCCAACTAG